One window of the Spirochaetota bacterium genome contains the following:
- a CDS encoding NCS2 family permease, with amino-acid sequence MISRYFRLNELGTSVRQEVMAGLTTFVAMAYIIIVNPKILEAAGMPFGASMAATIYTAFIGTMLMGVYAKRPFAIAPYMGENAFIAYTVVKVLGFSWQTALGAIFLGGVLFIIITVLRVRSWLAMAIPQSLKISFAVGIGLFLTFIGLNETGIVAVGVPGAPVHVGNLRDVTVLLAIGGFLLIAFLMIRKVKAAMLIGILGVTAAAFAIQTAAPHLSIIRIPDRIVSMPPDISPVFMQLDIAGAFTWGFFSVILTIFIMDFIDTMGTLIGLSFKAKLLDAHGNLPEIEKPMLCDAVATTAAALIGTSTAGAYIESAAGIEAGGRSGLTAVVTAILFLLALFFAPFLTVVPSYAYGPALIIVGMLMIAPIARINFDDLSEVIPAFTIIALMCFTYNLGVGMTAGFVIYPLIMLFSGKLRQVTSGAWFLCAMSVLFFIFYPYS; translated from the coding sequence ATGATCAGCAGGTACTTCAGGCTTAACGAGCTCGGCACCAGCGTACGGCAGGAGGTGATGGCGGGGCTCACCACCTTTGTCGCGATGGCCTACATCATCATCGTCAACCCCAAGATACTCGAGGCCGCGGGCATGCCCTTTGGCGCCTCGATGGCGGCCACGATCTACACCGCGTTTATCGGGACAATGCTCATGGGCGTGTACGCGAAAAGGCCCTTCGCGATTGCGCCGTACATGGGCGAAAACGCATTTATCGCCTACACGGTGGTCAAGGTGCTGGGTTTTTCCTGGCAGACGGCGCTGGGCGCGATCTTCCTGGGGGGCGTGCTCTTTATCATCATCACGGTGCTCCGCGTGCGCTCGTGGCTCGCGATGGCGATCCCCCAGAGCCTGAAGATTTCCTTCGCGGTGGGCATAGGGCTCTTCCTCACGTTCATAGGGCTTAACGAGACGGGCATCGTCGCGGTGGGGGTTCCGGGCGCCCCCGTCCACGTGGGCAACCTCCGCGACGTGACCGTGCTCCTGGCCATAGGCGGCTTCCTCCTCATCGCGTTCCTCATGATCAGGAAGGTCAAGGCCGCGATGCTCATTGGCATCCTGGGCGTGACCGCGGCCGCGTTCGCGATTCAGACCGCCGCCCCCCATCTTTCCATCATCCGGATACCGGACCGCATCGTGAGCATGCCGCCCGACATCTCCCCGGTATTCATGCAGCTCGATATCGCGGGCGCGTTCACCTGGGGATTCTTCTCGGTGATACTCACGATCTTCATCATGGACTTCATCGACACCATGGGGACGCTTATAGGCCTCTCGTTCAAGGCGAAGCTCCTGGACGCCCACGGCAACCTGCCCGAGATCGAGAAGCCCATGCTCTGCGATGCGGTCGCGACGACGGCGGCCGCGCTTATCGGCACCTCGACCGCCGGCGCGTACATCGAATCCGCGGCCGGGATCGAGGCGGGCGGCCGCTCGGGGCTCACCGCGGTGGTCACGGCGATCCTTTTCCTGCTCGCGCTCTTTTTCGCGCCCTTCCTCACTGTGGTACCCTCGTACGCCTACGGGCCCGCGCTCATCATCGTGGGCATGCTCATGATCGCGCCCATCGCGCGCATCAACTTCGACGACCTTTCCGAAGTGATACCGGCGTTCACGATCATCGCGCTCATGTGCTTCACCTACAACCTGGGCGTGGGCATGACCGCG
- a CDS encoding DUF4421 domain-containing protein yields MRQMAPILCMAILVMTATVSQASDEAASIADAVSISAALSRQSHTFSISETDSEHEIPYETNVTWDLGIRTSYLGAALGFSVDAPWSRGVEDKGQSDYYAVEGSYFRRSFGAEASWKRYHGFYVPRDSLRNPVNHDYPQQPNLTCTNAGLYLYYFFDERFSYRAAFQQTERAHAISSSFILMGFSTFSRNESDRSLILPSESTYFEGLSGLESFRFISTGLSGGYAFSIPRGPFFLSSALLFGDAVQHQRFYTTGKTINRVMAWNPSMLLRVAAGYTGDTYFGGMLFTVDSNQTHYRRVRIDLLTVQFSINSGTMW; encoded by the coding sequence ATGAGACAAATGGCCCCTATACTCTGCATGGCGATCCTTGTCATGACCGCGACGGTCTCGCAGGCTTCCGATGAAGCCGCAAGCATCGCGGACGCGGTGAGTATCAGTGCCGCCCTCTCCCGCCAGAGTCATACCTTCAGCATCTCCGAAACCGACAGCGAGCATGAAATTCCCTACGAGACCAACGTGACGTGGGACCTTGGCATACGAACAAGCTATCTCGGGGCCGCGCTTGGGTTCAGCGTGGACGCGCCGTGGTCCCGGGGCGTGGAGGACAAGGGGCAGTCCGATTATTACGCGGTGGAAGGCAGTTACTTCCGCCGCTCGTTCGGGGCGGAGGCGAGCTGGAAGCGGTACCACGGCTTTTACGTGCCCAGGGACTCCCTGCGCAATCCCGTGAACCACGACTATCCCCAGCAGCCGAATCTCACCTGCACCAACGCGGGTCTTTACCTCTATTATTTTTTCGACGAACGATTCTCCTATCGCGCCGCGTTCCAGCAGACCGAGCGCGCACACGCGATCTCATCCTCGTTCATACTCATGGGTTTTTCCACCTTCAGCCGGAACGAAAGCGACCGCTCGCTCATCCTTCCCTCGGAATCGACCTACTTCGAGGGACTGTCCGGCCTGGAATCTTTCAGGTTTATCAGCACGGGCCTGTCGGGCGGGTATGCGTTCAGCATTCCCCGCGGACCCTTCTTTCTCTCCTCGGCGCTCCTGTTCGGGGACGCGGTGCAGCACCAGCGCTTTTATACCACGGGGAAAACGATAAACCGCGTCATGGCGTGGAACCCGTCCATGCTCCTGCGCGTTGCGGCGGGATATACGGGCGACACATATTTCGGAGGCATGCTCTTCACCGTCGATTCGAACCAGACGCATTATCGCAGGGTCCGGATAGACCTATTGACTGTCCAGTTTTCAATCAATTCCGGGACAATGTGGTAA